In Heteronotia binoei isolate CCM8104 ecotype False Entrance Well chromosome 4, APGP_CSIRO_Hbin_v1, whole genome shotgun sequence, a genomic segment contains:
- the LOC132569940 gene encoding protein NipSnap homolog 3B-like has translation MSSFRLHCQLSGSFLAFTMLGSFRAFARRAASCKIPNQPTLHRVLCSPFGTGPRQDTGTIFELRTYDIKPAKAKECMELINRDIHIRLVHSELIGFWTAELGAMNKAFHIWKYDNFAHRAAVRKAIASNKEWQEKLSAILPLLKTQDMEIAYLVPWCKLGTPPKEGVYELVTYQQKPGGPALWGQSFKAAIDAHINTNYAKLIGVFHTEYGLLNRVRVLWWHESPDSRAAGRHRAHEDARVVAAVRESVQFLESQQNMLLIPTLFSPLK, from the exons ATGAGTTCTTTTCGTCTGCATTGCCAGCTGTCAGGTTCCTTCCTTGCTTTCACTATGCTGGGGTCTTTCAGAGCCTTCGCTCGCAGAGCCGCATCCTGCAAAATCCCCAACCAG CCAACTCTACACCGGGTCCTTTGTTCACCTTTTGGCACAGGGCCCAGGCAAGATACTGGCACAATCTTTGAACTTCGTACTTATGACATTAAGCCAGCAAAGGCCAAAGAATGCATGGAATTGATCAACAGAGACATTCACATTCGTCTGGTTCATTCTGAGTTGATTGGATTCTGGACAGCAGAACTGGGGGCAATGAATAAGGCCTTCCACATCTGGAAATATG ATAATTTTGCCCACAGAGCAGCTGTGCGGAAAGCTATTGCCAGTAACAAAGAATGGCAGGAAAAGTTGTCTGCAATTCTACCACTCCTAAAAACGCAGGATATGGAAATAGCTTACCTGGTCCCATGGTGTAAGCTTGGGACTCCTCCCAAAGAGG GAGTTTATGAGTTGGTTACATACCAGCAGAAACCAGGTGGACCAGCATTGTGGGGGCAGTCATTCAAAGCGGCAATAGATGCCCACATAAATACAAACTATGCTAAGCTGATCGGAGTCTTCCACACGGAATACGGATTACTTAACAGAG TTCGTGTTCTTTGGTGGCATGAGAGCCCAGACAGTCGGGCAGCTGGAAGGCATCGTGCCCATGAAGATGCCAGGGTGGTAGCA